The following is a genomic window from Bacillus sp. V2I10.
TCTGGCCCGATTGTTGATCAAACTCTTGAAACCACTCTTCAACAATCCTCCCTCTATAAAGAAAGGAATAACTCTGGATTTCTAGCTTTTTCTTAAGATTTCATCTAGATTTATTTTAATTAGACATCAAAGTTATGGATTTAAGTTGAAATTAAGGATATTTTTGGAGTGTTAGAGAAAAAAAGTCCTTAACTGCCTAACCACTCCTATCCAAAAAGTGGTTACCTAGTAAAAGTATGGTTGCACTGGTGGATGTCCACATGTCTCATGGAGGTCAACCCTCCCATGTCTCACAGAGTCTATGCTCCAAAATTCCTTCGTCCAACCTTTCCATGAGGTGGATGTCAGTGATGCTGCCCGACAGGATCAAAGTCCGTAGTATTGTTGTTTTACTGACTAATCCGTGCTTCAAATGTCTAAATAATAATCCTAAATAAAACCTTTTGAATATTAACTAATGAACCCTAAGCTGCTTTCAGTAAAGGAGCCATATGAGGAATATCCTTCAACATTCTATCTTCACTAAATTCACATTGTTTTGTACCAATCGTAAAAAGAATACGTATCAGCTTATTACATATCGCTATAAGAGACTGCATTTTCTTTAGAGGATTATTTTTACGTGTTGTAAAATACTCATGTAAAGCTTTAAAAGCAGTGTTCTTAGCTACCAAAGGCATCGCTACTCGGAAGAGGAGAGCCCTTAGTGTCTTCCTACCTCTCTTTGTAATCTTCGTTTGTCCTTTGTGCTTTCCAGAGGTATTCTCCTTTAAGCTTAACCCAGCTAACTTGATGATTTGTCGAGAGTGAGAATAGTAACTTAAATTCCCTACTTCTGAAAAGAAGCCAGCTACAGTGTCCTTGCCGATTCCTGTGATGGCCAACATTTGTTGAACACCTGGTATCCGTTCAAGGAGTCCATCAATATCAGATTCTAGTTCTTCGAACTTTTCATTTATTAACTCATACTTGTCTAGTAAAGTGCGAAGCTCTAATTTAGCCATCCTTGAACCTTCACGAATACCAATAGAGTCTTTGGCTACTCGTTTAAGTTCTTGAATTTTACTGAGTCCAACCGCACGTTTTACAGCTTTTCTGAGGTGAATGAGGATCTTTTGTTCGGAGACTATCTCTAACTCATGTGGTAATAAATTTAACTTTAATAATTGTAGTGCTGCTTTTCCTTCCCAATCCTTAAACACTGTAAGGAATTCAGGGAAATATCGATCTAACCAGTTATGAATTTGCCCCTGCACAGCTTGTAAGTCAACAAATAAGAGATCGCGTATTTTCCTTGCCACACGAAGTTCTGCATAAACTCCTTGTGGAATATTAGGTTCGGCATATCTCCCATCTTTGACTAGCTGTGCAATGACTTTTGCGTCCTTCACATCATTTTTGGTTGGAGAATTATCATCTAATTCTTTAGATTTCTTCACATGCATAGGATTTACCACGACAAACTTTATCTCCTCTTCTTTAAGAAAATGAGCGAGGTTGAGCCAATAATGACCTGTCGGCTCCATTCCAATAATCACCTTATCCATGCCGTGTTGTTCCATCAAATGTTTTATCCAGCCTAAAAAAAGATTAAAATGTGATTTGGTATTTTCAAAATGACAAGGTGCACCAAACTCTAGGCCTCTAAAGTCTTGAGCACGAGCTACATGCTTGTACTTCGCAATATCTACACCTACAATTAGTGTTTGAGAAGTTATTTGAGCAATCTTTTTATTTTGGTTATAATTCATTTGAACAGCCTCCTGGTTATTTGAGTTCGTCCTTTTTGCCGGCAAGCACTGGACACTCATATCTTACCAAGAGGTTTATTTTTTGTTCAAACCCCATTTTTCTTCATTACAGGAATGCTGCCCTTTCGTATTATAAGGTCAATCAGTTAATTCTGGTTGGCCTATTTTTTTTAGGTTATGTTTAAGTAGCCGGGGGAGGACGTTCCTGCCCTTGGGACTAGATCCCGTCCGTTATACTGTCCACCCCCTACTTGCAGAAACATGTTTGAGGCTGGTTGGGACAAAGATCCCGTATAACAAGCGAAGCTATGAAACTGTAAGATAGACAGGGGCTACCGGTAAATTTATACAGAGGAGATGTGATAAAAATGAATCCAGTCATTGGCCTGGATGTCGCTAAAGGAGAAAGCCAAGTACAAGCATTTCTAGAAAAGAAAATGCCTTTCAAAAAATCTTTTAAGTTTAAGCATAATAATGAAGGCTTAGGTGTGTTTAATGCTTTTTATGAGGATGTTAAGCATACAGCAGAAACAGATCCTGTTGTAATCTTTGAGTCTACTGGACATTATCATGAACCTATACTTCAATTCCTGGAGGAAAGAAGGATCACATACTATCTTATTAATCCAGTAGTTTCTTACGAAACAAAAAAGACAGGCCTTCGAAAAGTAAAGACAGATCCCCATGATGCTAAACATTTATGTGAAATTTACTATAAAGAGGATCTAGAGACCTTTCATAGGAAGAGTGTTAGAACAATGAATTTAAGAAACCTATCACGGCAACATGAGTCTTTAACAAAAAATCATGTTCAATTAAAACTACAGTTCCAAACCATTCTTGACCAGGTGTTCCCTGAATATAAAAGTGTGTTTGGAAATGTATATTCACCTGTGTCACTAAAAACATTACTTCTATATCCGACTTCCAAGGATGTATTACAAGTGAAAACAGAAGAGTTGGCTAGTGAAATATATAATCTAGGAGCGAATCGATCGTATTCTTGGTGTATGGGTAAGGCAGAAAAACTTAAAGAAGCAGCAGTTAAGAATCCCTTCAAAGAAACCTTATATAAAAGCCATTTAGTCAGTATTAATATGTATATGAATTTACTTCTTCAGCAAAAAAAGTATCTGCTAATCCTAGAGGAAGAAATTGATCAGCTTGCACAGGAGTTTGAAGAGTATACAATCATTCGTTCCATTCCCGGTATTGGAACGAAAATCACCGCTACTCTGATTTCAGAAATTGGGGAAATAGATCAATTCAGCAATCCTAAAAAGTTAGTTGCTTATGCAGGCATAGACCCGAGGATATTCCAATCTGGAAAGTTTAAAGCGTCAATTAACCGAATTACGAAAAGAGGATCTACGCGGCTTAGACAAGCCTTATATACAGCCGTTCAATGCGGAATAACGAGAAATCGAAACGCAAAATTAAAAGAATTTTATGATAAAAAAAGAAGTGAGGGCAAGCCTCACAAAGTAGCAATTATAGCCTGTGCCAACAAGCTCTTACATTGGATTTATGCAATCCTCACACACAAAGAGACATTTAAAGTATAAAAATGAGTTGAAATAACATTTTTTACCATAACTTCAAACTAACATTTGAAGTCTCTTTGTCATGCCTAAAATTATTATAACACGGTGACTAAAACTAATTTAGTCAAAATGTATTGACTTATATTAGCTGGTATAATGGAATAACTACATATTCAAGATGCACTAACTAATTTCCTTACTTCAGAATCTGCCCGATTCAAAAAGGACGCCTTCTTATTCAAGAAGTGCGCCCTTTTCTGGAATACCTAAAATATGATTTCAATCTTAAAATCAATTAATTCTTCTTTCACTAGTCGAGTAGAAGGGAACCTTTCTACCTTGCGGTAGATTGTGTTCCTCCCCCCTCACAGAACCGTGCTTGCGCTATTTACGCACACGGCTCCTCCTAGTTACCATTCACACAATGTAGCTAATCTCTTAGATTCAGATTTTGCTAATTCTGCTATCCTTAGTAGTTTTGTTTCCATTTATCCCTACCTCTGAGTGTAGTAAATGTTTCCCTAGTAAGGCTGATAACTGGTAGCTAGCCTTTCCTCCATTGGCATTACCCAACTTCATTGGTACTACGCTGCTATCCGACTCCCTACCCAGCATTTGGTTTCCTTGCTTTTTATCGCTTGTACACCATACTCTTCTAACTAGAAAAGA
Proteins encoded in this region:
- a CDS encoding IS110 family transposase translates to MNYNQNKKIAQITSQTLIVGVDIAKYKHVARAQDFRGLEFGAPCHFENTKSHFNLFLGWIKHLMEQHGMDKVIIGMEPTGHYWLNLAHFLKEEEIKFVVVNPMHVKKSKELDDNSPTKNDVKDAKVIAQLVKDGRYAEPNIPQGVYAELRVARKIRDLLFVDLQAVQGQIHNWLDRYFPEFLTVFKDWEGKAALQLLKLNLLPHELEIVSEQKILIHLRKAVKRAVGLSKIQELKRVAKDSIGIREGSRMAKLELRTLLDKYELINEKFEELESDIDGLLERIPGVQQMLAITGIGKDTVAGFFSEVGNLSYYSHSRQIIKLAGLSLKENTSGKHKGQTKITKRGRKTLRALLFRVAMPLVAKNTAFKALHEYFTTRKNNPLKKMQSLIAICNKLIRILFTIGTKQCEFSEDRMLKDIPHMAPLLKAA
- a CDS encoding IS110 family transposase produces the protein MNPVIGLDVAKGESQVQAFLEKKMPFKKSFKFKHNNEGLGVFNAFYEDVKHTAETDPVVIFESTGHYHEPILQFLEERRITYYLINPVVSYETKKTGLRKVKTDPHDAKHLCEIYYKEDLETFHRKSVRTMNLRNLSRQHESLTKNHVQLKLQFQTILDQVFPEYKSVFGNVYSPVSLKTLLLYPTSKDVLQVKTEELASEIYNLGANRSYSWCMGKAEKLKEAAVKNPFKETLYKSHLVSINMYMNLLLQQKKYLLILEEEIDQLAQEFEEYTIIRSIPGIGTKITATLISEIGEIDQFSNPKKLVAYAGIDPRIFQSGKFKASINRITKRGSTRLRQALYTAVQCGITRNRNAKLKEFYDKKRSEGKPHKVAIIACANKLLHWIYAILTHKETFKV